In the Flavobacterium pallidum genome, one interval contains:
- the trxA gene encoding thioredoxin yields MALAITDATFDEVVLKSDKPVMVDFWAAWCGPCRMVGPVIDEIASEYDGKAVVGKVDVDANQEFAAKYGVRNIPTVLVFHKGEVVGRQVGVAPKQTYADSLNALL; encoded by the coding sequence ATGGCATTAGCAATAACAGATGCTACTTTTGATGAAGTAGTTTTGAAATCAGACAAACCGGTAATGGTCGATTTTTGGGCAGCATGGTGTGGTCCATGTCGTATGGTAGGTCCTGTAATCGATGAGATCGCATCAGAATATGATGGAAAGGCCGTCGTAGGAAAAGTGGACGTAGATGCCAACCAGGAATTTGCCGCCAAGTATGGTGTAAGGAATATCCCAACGGTTTTGGTTTTCCATAAAGGAGAAGTAGTAGGCCGCCAGGTAGGTGTTGCGCCAAAGCAGACTTACGCAGATTCACTCAACGCGCTGCTTTAA
- the hemW gene encoding radical SAM family heme chaperone HemW yields the protein MSGIYIHIPFCKQACHYCDFHFSTSMKNKEAMVSALAKEITLRKNELGNDVVETIYFGGGTPSVLNIADLEFLIGTVYENFNIDQNPEITIEANPDDLSLEYISNLAATKVNRLSIGIQSFFEDDLKMMNRAHHADEAKRCLEDAVKYFDNISIDLIYGIPGMSNDKWKQNVETALSFGVPHISSYALTVEPKTALKKLIATGKIAAPKDETAQEHFVILTQKLHEQGFIHYELSNFARENYFSRNNSAYWLGKKYLGIGPSAHSYDGISRSWNIANNALYLKSIAENILPSETEILSATDRYNEYIMTGLRTIWGVSLDKIKSQFGQQYLDYLEKESAKYIGDGLLAIENDILKTTAKGKFLTDGIASDLFLVNLEE from the coding sequence ATGTCAGGAATCTACATCCACATTCCGTTTTGCAAACAGGCTTGTCACTATTGCGACTTCCATTTTTCAACTTCAATGAAAAACAAGGAAGCGATGGTTTCGGCTTTGGCTAAAGAAATCACACTGCGTAAAAATGAATTGGGGAACGATGTCGTAGAAACCATCTATTTCGGCGGTGGTACGCCTTCGGTTTTAAATATTGCAGATCTTGAGTTTCTGATTGGCACGGTTTATGAAAATTTCAATATAGATCAAAATCCGGAAATTACGATCGAAGCCAATCCCGATGATTTAAGCCTGGAATATATCAGTAATCTTGCAGCGACAAAAGTCAACCGCCTGAGCATCGGCATACAATCTTTTTTTGAAGATGATTTAAAGATGATGAACCGCGCGCACCATGCGGACGAAGCCAAAAGATGCCTGGAGGATGCCGTAAAATATTTTGACAATATCTCCATCGACCTGATTTATGGCATTCCGGGGATGAGCAATGATAAATGGAAGCAGAATGTAGAAACTGCGTTGTCATTCGGGGTGCCGCATATTTCAAGTTACGCATTGACCGTAGAACCGAAAACTGCCTTAAAGAAATTAATTGCCACCGGTAAAATAGCCGCACCGAAAGATGAAACCGCGCAGGAACATTTTGTAATTCTTACGCAGAAGCTTCACGAACAGGGATTTATCCATTATGAATTGTCGAATTTTGCCAGGGAAAATTATTTCTCAAGGAATAATTCTGCGTATTGGCTTGGAAAGAAATATTTGGGTATTGGGCCGTCGGCACACAGTTATGATGGCATTTCACGGAGTTGGAATATCGCTAATAATGCGCTTTACCTCAAGTCAATCGCTGAAAACATATTGCCATCAGAAACAGAAATTTTGTCGGCAACAGACCGCTATAACGAATACATCATGACCGGGCTGCGTACCATATGGGGCGTTTCTTTGGATAAAATAAAAAGTCAGTTTGGTCAGCAATATCTTGATTATTTAGAAAAAGAATCAGCTAAATACATCGGGGACGGCCTGCTGGCAATTGAAAACGATATCCTGAAAACCACTGCAAAAGGAAAGTTCCTCACCGATGGAATTGCGAGTGATTTGTTTTTGGTAAATTTGGAGGAATGA
- a CDS encoding DUF58 domain-containing protein gives MKIESQLEKISSFQHLELLANQVVEGFISGMHKSPFHGFSAEFAEHKVYNSGESTKHIDWKLFAKTDRLYTKRFEEETNLRCHLIIDNSSSMHYPELKDGQPFYESKIGFAVLASAVLMNLLKKQRDAVGLSVYSDQYEYYAPEKGSERHHRMLLNKLENLLETSKESRNTDTTTYLHQIAEKMHRRSMIVIFTDMFQSGPDGRGEEALFNALQHLKHNKHKVVLFHVIDNKTELNFDYDNAPRKFIDMETGEDVNIFADNIKQQYEKQVQAYFKKLAETCIQNKIKYVPVSVGESFEKILTTYLVEKQSFG, from the coding sequence ATGAAGATTGAATCACAGTTAGAAAAAATATCGAGTTTCCAGCATTTGGAATTGCTGGCAAATCAGGTTGTAGAAGGATTTATTTCGGGAATGCACAAGAGTCCGTTTCATGGTTTTTCAGCTGAATTTGCGGAGCATAAGGTCTACAATTCAGGCGAAAGCACCAAACACATTGATTGGAAATTGTTTGCCAAAACAGACCGGCTTTACACCAAGCGTTTCGAAGAAGAAACCAACCTGCGCTGCCACCTGATCATCGATAATTCGTCGTCGATGCATTACCCGGAACTGAAGGATGGCCAGCCGTTTTACGAAAGCAAGATCGGTTTTGCGGTGCTGGCTTCCGCCGTGTTGATGAATTTGCTGAAGAAACAACGCGATGCGGTAGGATTGAGCGTGTATTCAGATCAGTACGAATATTATGCACCTGAGAAAGGTAGCGAACGCCACCACCGCATGTTGCTCAATAAATTGGAAAACCTTTTGGAAACAAGCAAGGAATCCAGGAATACCGATACAACGACATACCTTCACCAGATTGCCGAGAAGATGCACCGCCGTTCGATGATTGTCATTTTCACCGATATGTTCCAGTCCGGTCCCGATGGTCGCGGAGAAGAAGCATTGTTCAACGCGTTACAGCATTTAAAGCATAACAAGCACAAAGTCGTATTGTTTCACGTCATAGACAACAAAACCGAACTCAATTTCGATTATGACAATGCGCCGCGCAAATTCATTGACATGGAAACCGGCGAGGATGTGAATATTTTTGCCGACAACATCAAACAGCAATATGAAAAGCAGGTCCAGGCTTATTTTAAGAAACTCGCCGAAACCTGTATCCAGAATAAAATCAAGTATGTTCCGGTAAGTGTTGGTGAAAGTTTTGAGAAAATACTAACGACATATTTAGTTGAAAAACAAAGTTTTGGGTAA
- a CDS encoding glycosyltransferase family 2 protein, protein MIAVYVILMLYCAMIFSLVYGFSRVKPFVFEKVSQKTKFSIVVPFRNEKENLPALLESLSTLDYPEDLYEVILIDDDSEDGFSPKVPGFRVVQNIRVSASPKKDAILTAIAIAKHEWIVTTDADCIVPQKWLATIDAFVQKHSCEMVAGAVTYNLNGAFLQHFQQSDLAALQGVTMGCFGLGKPFMCNGANFAYTRDIFTKLEGFNGNDKHAGGDDVFLLQKAIAAFPEKVGYLKSAFHIVATKPVETFSGLFYQRVRWASKTASYQSVFGKLIGILALLGNMAWIAGLVLLLMDLNQPLLLTLLLLKWLSDGWLITKTNQFLGNRTRYYLLSAISYPFFSTVVALYSLIGKYEWKGRHF, encoded by the coding sequence ATGATAGCGGTTTATGTCATTTTAATGTTGTATTGTGCCATGATTTTTTCATTGGTCTACGGATTTTCAAGAGTGAAGCCCTTTGTTTTTGAAAAGGTTTCCCAAAAAACAAAATTTTCTATTGTTGTCCCTTTCCGCAATGAAAAGGAAAATCTTCCTGCACTTTTGGAAAGCTTATCAACATTGGATTATCCTGAAGATTTATATGAAGTGATTTTAATTGATGATGATTCTGAAGATGGTTTCAGCCCCAAAGTTCCAGGTTTCAGGGTGGTTCAGAATATCAGGGTTTCTGCTTCGCCAAAAAAGGACGCGATACTGACAGCCATTGCCATAGCAAAGCACGAATGGATAGTCACTACTGACGCGGATTGCATTGTTCCTCAAAAATGGCTGGCAACGATCGATGCGTTTGTTCAAAAACATTCCTGCGAGATGGTTGCCGGAGCGGTTACTTACAATCTTAATGGTGCTTTTTTGCAGCATTTCCAGCAATCTGACCTCGCAGCCTTGCAGGGCGTGACGATGGGCTGTTTCGGATTGGGAAAGCCGTTTATGTGCAACGGCGCAAATTTTGCTTACACCAGAGATATCTTTACAAAATTAGAAGGTTTCAATGGAAATGATAAACACGCGGGCGGAGATGATGTCTTTTTATTGCAAAAAGCTATTGCTGCCTTTCCTGAAAAAGTCGGTTACCTGAAATCTGCATTCCATATTGTGGCTACAAAACCTGTGGAAACATTCAGTGGATTGTTTTACCAACGGGTACGCTGGGCTTCTAAAACCGCTTCCTACCAAAGTGTTTTTGGGAAATTAATTGGTATTCTCGCACTTTTGGGAAATATGGCATGGATTGCAGGATTGGTTTTACTCTTGATGGATTTAAATCAACCCTTACTATTAACTTTGCTGTTGCTGAAATGGCTCTCGGATGGATGGCTGATTACCAAAACCAATCAATTTCTGGGGAACCGGACGCGCTATTACCTTCTGTCGGCAATCTCCTATCCGTTCTTCAGCACGGTGGTGGCGCTGTATTCCTTAATCGGTAAATATGAATGGAAGGGAAGGCATTTTTGA
- the ruvC gene encoding crossover junction endodeoxyribonuclease RuvC — MANERIILGIDPGTTIMGFGLIKITGKKMEFLQLNELQLSKLDDHYKRLQIIFERTIELIDTHHPDEIAIEAPFFGKNVQSMLKLGRAQGVAMAAGLSRQIPITEYEPKKIKMAITGNGNATKEQVAKMLQQLLGLKELPKNLDSTDGLAAAVCHFFNSGKVVAGKSYSGWDAFVKQNEERVKK; from the coding sequence TTGGCAAACGAGCGCATCATATTGGGAATCGATCCGGGTACGACCATCATGGGTTTCGGATTGATAAAAATCACCGGGAAAAAGATGGAATTCCTGCAGCTTAATGAATTGCAATTGAGTAAGCTCGATGATCATTATAAAAGGCTCCAGATTATTTTCGAAAGGACCATCGAACTCATTGACACACACCACCCTGATGAAATTGCGATTGAAGCACCCTTCTTCGGGAAGAATGTACAATCGATGCTCAAACTGGGACGCGCGCAAGGCGTAGCAATGGCAGCCGGCTTATCGCGGCAAATTCCTATTACGGAATACGAACCCAAGAAAATAAAAATGGCGATCACCGGCAACGGCAATGCTACAAAGGAACAGGTCGCGAAAATGCTCCAGCAGTTGTTAGGCCTGAAAGAACTTCCAAAAAACCTCGATTCGACTGATGGATTGGCGGCAGCCGTATGCCATTTCTTCAATTCCGGGAAAGTGGTTGCGGGCAAAAGTTATTCGGGTTGGGATGCTTTTGTGAAGCAGAATGAGGAGCGAGTCAAAAAGTAA
- a CDS encoding T9SS type A sorting domain-containing protein, with the protein MKTKNLPLISVCILYTVISYSQLYVGDDTNIYIADKFVYVKKDIKLDTGSNLYLRNESQLLQGTSSSGSNSGNGKLSLFQEGTVDGYKYNYWCAPVGDYATPNGNGSFWIDQFYAPQSKTNSTQAMVIDDSQDGVSNPLGISSYWIFKYLQQEFYEGYAHASADDKMKPGEGFTMKGTIGTDHTAVLGVENNPDGNHQRYDFRGRPNDGTIDIYVEDGMYTLTGNPYPSAIDLSAFLTDATNCTGIAYFWEQDKNAEDTHNLEGYIGGYGSFSPVSRGGSGVYVPAEYYVRDPAYPNVEIYIQITGNYFERRFTPISQGFMIEGNSSGNIVQMKNTHRVFKKEGAANLSQFDRNANHQPTETKIASVSGFDYSKIYTDGIPQIRFKVEMNNKKVRELALVFDPKATNGVDHAMDARLFKADYAAVPYFILNKNEEYVIDAVPFNAEARIPFGFRNREKTQYKISVKSVLNFNEAKNIYLHDKKTGRYYNLQKDLCELTLPAGTNNADFEITFTNSENQSGTPIASAGRIHIVQSNEGKILSITNENADNLESIELFDTAGKLVFRMKNPNLEKSYEIPTAHFADGIYIVRTTGNDGTFSKKISIKN; encoded by the coding sequence ATGAAAACAAAAAACCTCCCCTTAATTTCTGTTTGCATTTTATACACAGTGATTTCTTATTCGCAATTGTATGTCGGCGACGATACCAATATCTATATAGCCGACAAATTTGTTTATGTAAAAAAAGACATTAAACTCGACACTGGTTCCAATTTATACCTAAGGAATGAATCGCAGCTATTGCAGGGCACATCCTCATCGGGCAGTAACTCCGGCAACGGGAAATTATCGCTGTTCCAGGAAGGCACCGTAGACGGTTACAAATACAATTATTGGTGTGCACCCGTAGGTGATTACGCTACTCCGAACGGAAACGGCTCCTTCTGGATTGACCAGTTTTATGCGCCGCAATCCAAAACCAACAGCACCCAGGCCATGGTGATTGACGATTCGCAGGATGGCGTTTCCAACCCTTTGGGGATTTCATCTTACTGGATTTTTAAATACCTCCAGCAGGAATTTTACGAAGGGTATGCCCATGCCAGCGCTGACGATAAAATGAAGCCCGGGGAAGGTTTTACGATGAAAGGTACCATTGGGACCGACCACACGGCAGTGCTTGGGGTAGAGAACAATCCAGACGGCAACCACCAGCGTTACGATTTCCGTGGCAGGCCGAACGATGGCACGATCGACATTTACGTTGAAGACGGCATGTATACGCTGACCGGAAACCCTTATCCTTCCGCAATCGACCTGTCCGCATTCCTTACCGACGCGACGAATTGCACTGGCATCGCTTACTTTTGGGAACAGGACAAAAATGCTGAAGACACGCATAACCTTGAAGGATACATCGGCGGATATGGTTCCTTTTCACCGGTATCACGAGGCGGTTCCGGTGTATATGTCCCGGCCGAATATTATGTAAGGGACCCGGCATACCCAAACGTGGAAATTTATATTCAAATCACCGGCAACTATTTCGAAAGAAGGTTCACTCCCATTTCTCAAGGATTTATGATTGAAGGAAACAGCTCGGGAAATATTGTGCAAATGAAAAATACGCACCGTGTCTTCAAAAAAGAGGGCGCTGCAAATTTGTCGCAATTTGACCGCAATGCAAATCATCAACCGACAGAAACCAAAATTGCTTCGGTTTCAGGTTTCGATTACAGCAAAATCTACACCGATGGCATTCCGCAAATCCGCTTTAAAGTGGAAATGAACAACAAAAAAGTACGGGAGCTGGCCTTGGTATTTGATCCAAAAGCCACAAACGGCGTGGACCACGCCATGGATGCCAGGCTCTTCAAAGCTGATTATGCCGCGGTTCCTTATTTTATACTGAACAAAAACGAGGAATATGTTATTGACGCAGTGCCGTTTAATGCAGAAGCCAGAATCCCGTTTGGATTTCGAAACAGGGAAAAAACACAATATAAAATTTCTGTGAAATCAGTTTTAAATTTTAATGAAGCCAAAAACATTTACCTACATGACAAAAAAACCGGCCGTTACTATAATCTGCAAAAAGATTTGTGTGAACTGACATTGCCTGCAGGCACGAATAACGCCGATTTCGAAATCACTTTTACCAATTCTGAAAATCAATCCGGCACACCCATTGCTTCAGCAGGAAGAATCCATATTGTGCAATCCAACGAGGGAAAAATTTTGTCAATTACCAACGAAAATGCGGACAATCTTGAAAGTATTGAACTCTTTGATACCGCTGGAAAATTGGTTTTCCGCATGAAAAATCCGAATTTAGAAAAATCATACGAGATACCGACCGCCCATTTCGCAGATGGAATTTATATCGTCCGCACCACCGGTAATGACGGCACATTCAGTAAAAAAATCAGCATTAAAAATTAA
- a CDS encoding lysylphosphatidylglycerol synthase domain-containing protein, with translation MVAISDKAKQFLFVIIKVLIVGGAFYFIYQKLSNNPKLDWQKCTEAIHNSRAMILFLVALLLAFLNRFFEILKWQNLVGTFQRISLGSATRQVLGGLTAGIFTPNGVGEYAGKALYFEKTLTKKILFLNLVCNGAQMIITVVFGFFGLLYFNVSHHVITPGTVIFVFAAVCTGLFALFMMKRFSIKGYSLEKGIHKINALPKNTHRRNMALAVARYLFFSHQQYIMLLCFDVHLPYFLIMATIAATYFLASCLPSFQFLDFAVKGGVAVLFFGILGVNEWIVVLVTTLMWLLNVVIPVIIGSYFVLRFKQTT, from the coding sequence ATGGTCGCAATATCTGACAAAGCTAAACAATTCCTGTTTGTTATAATCAAAGTTTTGATTGTAGGCGGTGCATTTTATTTCATATATCAAAAGCTCAGCAACAACCCAAAACTGGATTGGCAAAAGTGCACCGAAGCCATCCATAACAGCCGCGCAATGATCCTGTTCTTAGTAGCGTTGCTCCTCGCCTTCCTGAACCGTTTTTTCGAAATCCTGAAATGGCAAAACCTTGTGGGCACTTTTCAGCGAATTTCGCTGGGCAGTGCGACCAGGCAGGTTTTGGGCGGATTGACAGCCGGAATCTTCACTCCAAACGGCGTTGGGGAATATGCCGGGAAAGCACTTTATTTTGAAAAAACGCTGACCAAAAAAATCCTGTTCCTAAATCTTGTCTGCAATGGGGCGCAGATGATTATTACAGTTGTTTTTGGATTTTTCGGATTGCTGTATTTTAATGTCAGCCATCATGTGATTACGCCCGGGACGGTGATTTTCGTATTTGCAGCGGTCTGCACGGGATTGTTTGCATTATTCATGATGAAACGCTTTTCAATAAAAGGATATTCGCTTGAAAAAGGCATCCATAAGATCAATGCTTTGCCTAAAAACACCCATCGCAGGAATATGGCTTTAGCCGTGGCACGTTACCTGTTTTTTTCACACCAGCAATATATAATGCTACTGTGCTTTGATGTGCATCTGCCTTATTTCCTGATTATGGCCACCATTGCAGCAACTTATTTTCTGGCATCCTGCCTGCCATCATTCCAGTTTTTGGATTTTGCCGTAAAAGGCGGTGTGGCAGTATTGTTCTTCGGGATATTGGGTGTAAACGAATGGATTGTCGTGCTTGTGACCACTTTAATGTGGTTGCTCAATGTGGTCATTCCTGTTATTATCGGGAGTTATTTTGTATTGCGCTTTAAGCAAACGACATGA